The Calypte anna isolate BGI_N300 chromosome 1, bCalAnn1_v1.p, whole genome shotgun sequence region AGAGCAGATAGCAAAGCTAGCATATTCCTAAATGCCAGCTCTGCATCTGTACCCTGGCATCAGTGTATGGGTCAGAACCTTGCTGATGACATCAGTTCAGTCCTCTCACCTTCACAGACTTACAGCTGGTGAGAATCTGCCTTACGTGTGCTTATTACAAAGCCCTTTGAGGCATGTAGTCTTCCTTCTACCTCCTACAAACCAGAACAGCCATAAGCActggaagatgaaagaaaaaaaaaaaaaaaaacagaaaaaaaaaaaaaaaaaaaaaaaaaaaaaaaaaaaaagaagaaaaaaaataaaataaaaaaatccctgttcCCATGTGTTTCTCTTACCATTCCCTCATAATCAGCCTCTCTTCCTCTAGACCAGAGACAGAGATCTAAGAAGCTGCCCTGCTCTCCATTCCCAAGGCCATTCCCACCAGCAACACACAGTGATCTGGCTAGGCAGGAATGGCAAGCCCTGCTCCTTTGGCCTCATCACACAGCCAGACCACAAAGATTTCTTTCTACCCTGCAACAGCTTCAGTGAGAATTGTCCATACTGGAGGCTGTGTTGCAGCAGACTGGACAATCCTCAGTCCTTATTCCTGGACCTAGCTTGCAAAGGATGAGAAGGCTCCATAGAAGCAGAAGCCATGGGCATTCTCCTTTTCCAAGGCCTACAGCCCTAAGTACTGCCAGTGTAATCACTGCCcactcagaaattaaaaaaacaaaccttatCCAAAATACTTCAGTCAGTCTGCCCTGAACCACTGGGTcaaagggacaaaaaaaccccaaaaacaaaacaaagtaaggCAGTGTggtaaagcagagaaaaagaaatatgggGTAATCAGACTGGAGGATAAGAAAGGACCTCAAGGCAAGTCTGCTAAAATTGTCACTGGATTTACCAGCCCAGTTCCACCTTCTTCAGACCAAAATGGACTTGCTGCAGTAAGTGTACTACAGGTGAATGAAGTgcatagttttgttttgttttgtttttttggtaaaCACTTAAACCTCAGCAGAATTTAAGCAAAGATCTTAAAGCTGCAGTTTTAGCCTCTCTTCCCGAGCTGATGGGTTCTTATTGGGGGAGAGATGGTGGAAATGGACCAGTAGCACCAAGAAATCCAGTGGGAGCACCAGctccacagaaggaaaaaataatcaaccGAAAGGAGACAGAGAAGTGAAGGAGACACATTTAGCAGTAATCAAAGTCCACCTTGGCTGAACCCTATCAACACTTCCCTAGGTAAGGCCCCATTACGTCTGCAGCAAGACCTCTGGCTCCGAGAGAGAGCTGTAGAGGGTATATCCCAACTCATCCACTTCTTCAGGGGTGAGCTCTGAAAATAAGTTCACCTTGGGGTTCAGAGCACTGGGGAGGACACCCGCCTCCAAGTAGCGGATCAGCCCCTTCAGTGCCTGCAAGAAGCGATCAGCCAGCATGTCCTGGGACCAGTCGGACTCTTCTTGGGATAGGTGCAGGATGACGTTGGTGAGCTGGCTGGCAGTGAGGTGGCCCAGGGCTGGGTTCAGCTTGCAAATCGCTTTGAAGATCTTCAGGCACAGGCAACGGCACCCAGAATCACACTGGTCCAGGGCTCGGAGGCGAGCCGTTTCCGCTGGCCGCAGGCTGAGTCGCCACAGGTTGTCATTGCGGACCAGCCGGTGGGGTTTGGCCACCAGGATGATGTCACCCAGAGTCAGGGATGGCAGGAAGTCAATAAAAAGATGCCGTTCTGGGTCATACTGGACTTCCAGCGTCAAATCtgctgggggagctgctggACGGATCACGTAATCCAAGAGAGAACCGATTGCTGGCCAGTTGATGGAGCCAGCTACAACTTTCTCGAAGGTGTCTGCTACGGCTTTGGGGGAAAGGTAACCTCCCACCACACAGCGGTCCCAGTAGCTGCTCCCACGGGGAAAGTACTCGGGGTTTTCCCGACGCACCAAATAGAAGCCAGGAATGTTCATGATGGTGTCCTCTCCGGGGATGCACGACCACAGGTTCTGCTCCAGCATCAGAGGCACGATGAGCTGGATGTGGTCAGCTGTCACTACCTTccaccagaaagaaaagttgGTAAGAACAAGCTTTCCCTCTCCACACTGGGGTTTATTCACCACCTTTAGATAGCCCACTGTTCAAAGGAACTTGGAAAAAGGATTCAGCTATCTCGCTTTCCTCTCTGCGTGGGTTTCACAGCCTCCCTTTGTCAAAAGACATTCTGAAGGACTATTTCCTATTGTCAGTGGGATGACTCCAAGGTATAACCCAAGCTAGTGTTTATATGGCATATACTATTTAGAGAACTTTAAATACTTCATGTACCTACATGGACTGCATATAGCCAATCATTGCCTCCTGTTGCTCTAaggcacagaatcacagaacagcatgggttggaagggacctttaaaggccaCCTAGTGCAACCCcactgcagtaagcagggacatcttcaactacaTTAGGTTGCTCACAGACCCATCCAAcatgaccttgaatgtttccacaGATGAGGCATCCACCAGCTCCCTGTTCTTGTTCCACTGTTTCACCATCCTCActgtaaaatcttttttcctaatacctagtCTCAATCTACCCTACTTCAGCCTAAACTATTGTCCCTTGTCTTATCACCACAGGCCTTGCAAAAGTTTGTCCCCATTTTTCTTATAAACCCCTCTAAGGTACAGGAAAgccacaatgaggtctccctgaagccttctcttctccaaactgaacaaccccaatttcaGCCTGTCTTAATAGTAGCGatactccagccctctgataattttgtggcccttctctggacttgctccaagagctccatgctcttcttatgttgggggactcagaactggacacagtactccaggtggagtctcatgagagcagagtaggaGGGAGAATGCTATCCATGGACCTGCTGCctacacttcttttgatgcagcccaggatatcGTTAGCCTTCTGGGCTGGAAGTGCAGCTTTATTCCTTATTCCAGGTCCTCTCTTTGGATCTGAGCTGCAACTGGCCCAGGGCACAGCAACAACACATGATAATTTAAAACAGGAGGCAGAATATTACATTTCTAGACAAGCTTAAGTTGCTGTGGTTTAATTATCCCATGCTAAAACTAGGTACTGCCCTCACCTGGCCTGCCACATTGCTGGAAAAAGGTGATTATAAAAGATCCCTTTTCACCAATGTGATTAAGACCCCAGATATAAGTTTCACTGGACACTCAACACTCCATTCCAGAACTCTGACTCAAATGAAAAGTGTGCCTGTGAATCACTCACTATAGCCATGGGCATCTTGCCATCAGGGAAACATGCAGTAGGAATTGCTGTCCAATCCAGGTCTgtcatgcattaaaaaaaaaaaaaaaaaaaaaaaagagcagggaaGACCTACATGAATACACAGGAGTTCTAAGGGAATACTGTATTTGGGAGGAGACAGaaaggacaaagagaaaacaaaggtcTACAAAAACTCCACCActaaggagaagcaggaggaggtaAGAAGGGCTGAGATAATCtggagaaataaaacagcaaaactcTCTGCAGACAAAGCCAGAGCAGCCTCACCATATTGCAGtaaccagcagcccagctcgACGGTGGGAGAGGCGACACACCAAGAGCCTTATTACAGAGGAATGTTGTGCTGAGCCAGCACTGTCAAAAGGGAAGCCCGAGATGCCCCTGCCTAGTCAGCCTTCTGAGTAATGACCCATCACGCGGCCCCAGGAATTACCTGCAGATCATCATAAAGGCTGCCACTGAGGTACATGTCACGCAGGGGCATGTCCGGCAGCTTGGCACGGAGGAAGCTGCGCAGCTCCGCGCAGATATCCACGGCTGCCTGCTTGGCCCGAGCCTGCTCGTCTGCCGGGATGGCCACCTTCCTCCGGTAATAAGCGAAGAGCTTTTCTTGCAGAGACAGACGAAGGCGGGATTTTTTCAGCTCTACTTGAGTCCTCTTGGCAGATGGCTTGGGCTTGGTGGGTCGGAAAAAGTCTGCAAGAGAGAAGAAGAACTGCCGGTCGTCTGCGGGGTTTCACTGAGAACCGATTGGTGGCAGTGGGGCCCCCACGGTCCCAAAAAGCTTTCAGTAGACATTTCACATGCTGCAGACAGGTGACAGTCAAAAGGGAGGTGCTGAGGAACTTCAAAAGATACCACTACGAGCATCAAACCAGATGAAGATAAGTGACTAGACTTGGGATTTAGCCGGAACAAGACTAACACTGCATATAAGCGATGTATTTTAATGTCTATGTGGGCATGGACCTCCGTTCAATTTCATGAAAAATTCAGCACCATTACTGGTTCAGAAGTGTTCTACATCATGCCAGACCACTGGATCAAACACTCTTGAACAATCGTCACAATCTCATCAAGTTTTTAACATTgctacagatttttaaaaattatcagcaAAACTCAGCCCTGGCCAGTGTATGAGATCGGAGAAGACTGTGCCACCTGGAAATGAAACAGTTGTCAGGAATCTGATCAACACTTATTAGGCTGGTGAGCTGACAGGTCTTAGGGCCAGCAGAGCTCAGGTAATCATAGCCCCAGTGAAAACTTTCCTCAAACTTTCACTGGCCAAAGAGCAGAGAGCACAGTCTTAGGCACAATAAGCAATACAACACTTTACGCTGCCACCTGCATCACCAACAATGTCAGAACCATAGGGAGTCTCTATGCCCCTTTTTCCTGACTGGCTACCTAAAGAAATAAGCTTTTTATCTATCTTTTGAACTCCCCTTAAAATGGACCAAGAGTTTCAGAGGTTACCAATTAGAATTAATGAAGAGTTACAGAACAAAGAGATCTTTGGAAAGGCTCTGGCACTTAAAGTGTGCTGGAGAAACCTTGGAAGTCAGTGGCCTCATTAAGGCAATCAGCTGTTGCGCATTTGTTTGGCACCAGGCATTTGGCCCTGCAGCACATGCAGAGCAGCTGACCAGCTGCCAGCAGACCCACCTTGCCCaacctcagcagctgctgcctcttgtcCCACTGGGGTCTTTTGGACAGATTTGAGGGTATATGTGAAAAGCCAAAATCCCACAAACCATATGGAACCAGACTTCACTGCCTGTTCAtgaaaaaactgatttttacaTCACAGGTTTTACACCTTAGGTTTGAATTTAGTTTTAAGTCAAGAATGCAAGATGCCATCATCGATGGTTTTATTCCACAATCTTTATCTTTGTGGAGTCCAATCAAATGATCTAAGACCTGATTTAACATAGCTGTCTGGTCATTTAATATTTCCTCAGCAGAAAATCCTGAATTGCCATCCTGAAGATGACTTTTTTGCAGAGAATCTGGAAACAGACTTAAAGCTTGATTGCTATTTTTCAGATTCAAAGTCACTCAATCTAAGAAGGtccctgatttttatttcagatcttCAAGTGTAAATTTCCCAAAATGACCAGAAGTAGAAAGTAAAACCAGTgagaaaaaccaaccaaacacatGTAACAAACACTGTAGAACCCTAAATTACTTATCAGCCACTCTCAAAAGGAAGTCTGAAGGCAACTTTTTATCGCCTGAACTGGCAAAGACTTGATTCAGCAATCAGCAGGACTAAACAGTATTACAGAAGGTTTTAGGAAaactgtagaaataaaatagaaaatactgttATAAATTACTagtacaataaaaaaatttaatatttctctcttaaaaaggcacaaaaaaccTGGAATGGTCcaaagaaaggcaacaaagaACTTCAAAGGAATGGATTGGCTTTTCATCTGAAGATTTCACAGGTAAATATTCAGcttgaaaaagagaagactgagggaGAATAAAGCTTAATACCATGAAGTCATGACAAgaacaaagaatacaaatagaTGTCTATTCACTAGCAACCAGTCTAATTCTTGACCTTATCAGTAGAACTGCTTATCAGTAGAACTGGGCTAGACAGGACAAATACAGTTTGAGAGTGGATGATTCTGCAGTACAGGAAAATGTCCTGTTCCTTACCTGTGTCTGCAGCTGAAGAATCGGTGGGAAGGGTCTGCAGGGAGCGGCTGAGGTTCGTCTTCATGTCCTGGGTCAGTAAGCGTGAGGAGGAGCCCAGCCAGTTTGGTTCTTCCCAGCTTCTCTTTCCTGCCTGGCTCAAGCGAgtggggctgctgggagcaCTGATTGCCCGGTCGTACATCTAAAGCAACATCACCAGGCACACTCTGAGTCACTTAAGGCCCCACGTTCACATTTTATCCACCTTGTGCCAGCACCCCAGGTCTTTTAGCTTCCCATGCCTTCTTCTTCCCAAtgcccccccccacacacacacacctcgGGGCCCCACGCTGCTGCCCCCCATGCTCACTCACCCGTTTGACAGCCAGCGTGGCGATGCCCAGCATGGCAGCTCCCCCCACGCCCAGCACCAGCCGGGCGTTGGACAGCACGAAGTCGATGGCTGTGCCGATGCCGTTGTCATCTTTCCTCCCTTTGCGCTGCCCAGCGCCCGCCATCTCCCCtgcaagcagaggcagcactgaagGAAGGGGACAGAACAAGCAACACGAGGGATCTGCCACCCCCTTTTCCTCGTGGCACCTCACGCACTTATGGCTGTTGGGGTCTTAGGATGGAGCCACAGGAATGGACCACCCTAAACCTaaccctgcagcctcctcactCATCTCCCCTCCGAGGGGCTGCTTATCCCCAGACGTGCCAGGAGAAGGGTACTGACCAAGCTCTGCAGTCACAGCGTTTCTGTGCTTCTGGCTCTGCTTATGGCCTGAAGAAAACCAGCCCAGATTTGACATAGCCCCACGTAATTTAATCAGGTTTAATTGTGCAGTCACCTAATGCCTTCTTAGGAAAGTAAGATTTACTTCAGCAATAtttcacaacaaaaaacccctaaataTTATGTAAAGCCCTATGACCATCTTTTTTAGTTTGTGCTTCTCAACCAAAGTACGGCTTTTTTAATgccaatttattttcttattctcaAACTAATGCATGTAATTTTGCCCACTGACAAGGTGATGCAGTGATAGTCAGCTGCTTGCTGGTAACAAATCAGAATCTACCCAAGAGCTGACAGGCAGTCTCATAGCATCCACTTCCAGGCTCATTTCTGGACAATGGATGGTTCCAGACACTTCAAAGACACCCCAGAATCAACAGCAGTTGTCCCCACCTCACCACAAAGAGTACACTGCTTACACTGCACATCTACTCCTGCCCTCAAGGCTGGTAGGTTTGACTCTCACACAAGCCCTGTCTAACACGAACATTAGTATTTTCTTATACATttacttttgtttccttcaatTCTCCTTTAGCTTGTCCTtgatataaaaatttaaagagTCTCTCTGGCCAACTATACGTGTAAAACACACTTTGCCACCACCATACCCATAGGTGGATCCTTACTGAACCAACATGAAAACACCAGGAAACTCTTCCAACCTaactcaaaatgtttttttaagtactttttCAAAGCTTCAAAGCCTGCCTGACTTGAGTAGTTTAAAAATACCCTTAAATTTTTCTAAGGCTAAGCCAGAATCTCAGCAGGAACATTCCTGCCTTGATAAACCAGGAATCAAGCTGCTTTTCATCcctagacagaaaaaaaccccgTGCTTTTGCACAGCTAGCTGTAATAATAGCATGGAAAACGTGGCTATATCATTGTAAATTACCTACCTGTGACCTAATGCATCTGTAAAGAGAACAGGAGAGCCCTCCTGGTGTGTCTGTGGAGGCACCTTCTGGATTTCTTCAAGCCAGTGGCGGGCACGGAGTGTCAACCATCTCTTTCGTATGGAAAAGTGATTTTGGAATGAAGAGGGAAGTAAGTGGGGCCAAAATGAACCCCAGGGAACCTAAATCAGCCCCCCGAGCTTGCTCTGCAGGAAAGCTTGCCCCTTCTCCAATTGTCTTTCCTtgtcctccagctgctgcagcccccggTTCTTGCGGAACTCGCGGCGGATAAAAGCGAGGTAGAAGTCGCGGTCGGTGTAGCGCAGCCCACGGCCCTGGCGCAGCAGAGCCCGGTAGAGGGTCAGGACAGCCTCCCGCGACCACGCTGCCATGGGGGACGGCTGACCTAGAGAAAGGTGACGAAGGGAGCGACCTGAATCAGCTTTTCCCTCCCCAcgggccgccgccgcctccccctTCCAAGCCTGGTCCCGAAGACCCCCCCTCCTCCGCGGCCCGGGAAGGGACGGCCAGACCCGGCCGCGCTAAGGGCGTCCCGGAGATAACGGGCTGGCTAAGGTCGCCAGGCCGCACACCTTGCTGCGGAGCAAGCGGTGGAGCCCGCGGGCAGGCCCTTCCCGCGGAGAGCCGTCCCTGGGCCGCTCGCAGCACCCGCTCCCCGCCGAGGCCCCGGGCTGGGATCGAGCCCGTGGAGGTCCCGCGCGGACCCGCCGCATCGCACTCACCGGGAAAGACCGAGGAAGGGGAGGCGCTTCGAGTCCCTCACGGCAGCCGCGTCCCTTCGGCGGACCCCGCCGTCGCCTCTCTCCCGGCACCGCTCCCGGGGTCACCCGGTAACATGGCCGATCCGCTTCCGGAGTCGTGACCCGGGACCGTCCAATCATAGAGCGGGCTCCCTGGGGGGCCAAACCGTCCATTCGGCGGAGGACTTCCGGCCGCCGGGAGGCACGAGTGGCGGCCACTCACGCGGCGCTTTCGCCCCCTGCCGGCGAGGCGGGGCGGGACGCCCGTTACCCTACGGCGAGCGGGAAGGGACATTGCACACCGTCCGCCTCCGGCACGAGGCTGCCCCCTGCCGGTGGGGACAGCGCTGCCGGGTCGGGCCGGGACCAGAACCGATCCGGTGTGAGGGGGCTGTGCCCCTCCAGGGCTGCTGAGCCGGGTTCCTTGGCgggggagggagaggctgcGGCAGGGTGGGCGCTGGAGGCGGACTGGGAAGcggtgaggaagggctgagggatggAGCCCCACAGCGCGGCTTGGAGGgtcctgggcagccccaggtGGAGCAGCCGATTCACACCTTGGCTTGAGCTGACACCGCGGTGGGGACCCCCCTGAGTCCTGCAGCTGACCTCGGGCACACAGGCATCGCCCACCTCGGGTCTAGGGGCCTCTTCCACCGGGGAAGATCTCCTCAGCAGCCTGGGCTTCGCCTGCCGCCGGGACACGGGCTGTGCTGTTGGCTTTGGCTGCTCCATGTGCCTGCAAGGATGCTCCACGTGGTCCAAAAAGGCATTTGTTTTTCGTGGGGGTTTTTAATGGTTTTGGCAGGTCTAAATGGCAGTGTTGTATGGCTAAAGGTACCTCTGGCTATCCTGATGGTTTTTACAGAATAACTTAAAAAattcaagtgatttttttttttcttttttttttaaatctacaagGAATCCCAGGTTCTGGTCTGAAAGTTGCAAGGGCTCTGGGAGAAGGGCAGTAGCTGGAAGTGTCTCTGGGATCTTCCTGAAGCCAGAACCTTCCACTCTTTTGTACAGGTAcaatttccccttttccctttttgccttttctacTGTGTGCCTACTCTGGGGAGTATTATTATTCTCCTCCTCCCCGTATGCTGCTAAAACATAAAGCATAACTTCATGTGCCATGTCTCCCATGGGGTGAGAGAAAGAGCAAACCATATGTGACAGAGGAGGGCCACATCATTTCACTCTCTTCTCAGTGACACCTGATATGGCAGGGATAGAATtgagcaggaagaaaaccagaagctcCAGACTGGCTTGGTTCATGCCAATTGCCTCTTGttcatttcctttctgagaCAAACAACCCCAATCGTTTTGATCTCTCTTCATGAGCAAGTTTGCCATGCCCCTAATCAGCCCTTTCTGAGAAAGGCTTACTGGAACTGCAGACAGTATTCCCAGAGAGGCCGTGGAACTGATTTACATAATAGCATTatcatattttccattttattctcCACTTCTTCCTCCTGCATGCTaatgttttctgtgtgcttttttttttttttcctaacctgCAACTACTCACAAAGCCCGGTTTTGTATGACATCCAGATCCTTTCCTGAGTTGATAGAGACTGTCCACAGCTTTGTAGGAATTACAAATTCCTACA contains the following coding sequences:
- the MIEF1 gene encoding mitochondrial dynamics protein MID51 → MAGAGQRKGRKDDNGIGTAIDFVLSNARLVLGVGGAAMLGIATLAVKRMYDRAISAPSSPTRLSQAGKRSWEEPNWLGSSSRLLTQDMKTNLSRSLQTLPTDSSAADTDFFRPTKPKPSAKRTQVELKKSRLRLSLQEKLFAYYRRKVAIPADEQARAKQAAVDICAELRSFLRAKLPDMPLRDMYLSGSLYDDLQVVTADHIQLIVPLMLEQNLWSCIPGEDTIMNIPGFYLVRRENPEYFPRGSSYWDRCVVGGYLSPKAVADTFEKVVAGSINWPAIGSLLDYVIRPAAPPADLTLEVQYDPERHLFIDFLPSLTLGDIILVAKPHRLVRNDNLWRLSLRPAETARLRALDQCDSGCRCLCLKIFKAICKLNPALGHLTASQLTNVILHLSQEESDWSQDMLADRFLQALKGLIRYLEAGVLPSALNPKVNLFSELTPEEVDELGYTLYSSLSEPEVLLQT